From a single Xiphophorus maculatus strain JP 163 A chromosome 5, X_maculatus-5.0-male, whole genome shotgun sequence genomic region:
- the trmo gene encoding tRNA (adenine(37)-N6)-methyltransferase isoform X1 → MSPLCEHCGENMKKIHQQVSVMRKEIKNLRQTLDGAVRAHRKHLMSIQAAVSKADFSGHSKKDCTSSLSAPGALEQGNIQTVPIGYISSCFSVKNGTPRQPTICGPSRAQLRIQQSVFNNPEHALVGLGQYSHVWIIFLFHKNGHQSYKAKVKPPRLNGQRVGVYSTRSPHRPNSLGLTLAKLDKIQGDTLHLSDIDMIAGTPVLDIKPYIPEYDSLNTRTRLESNPDLQTVSEEKEVNISSFHLEDKTDEILHLRQKSETGVCLTPPQTQFFLPKEAVSLLKEVESYVNEADLTPPDCEDKNKVLDCGKAEPAAEIVDRPSYGSDSSTTIADWIREPPVSSLDVRFTPDAQKQLEAFLPAHSSSKTTEPSECDRPRFRFLRSPEEAGAAIRAVLSADPRSVYRRTRCRDRLFFFSLDTADITCWFGQGFAEVLEVRPVGPPGPEDPCQ, encoded by the exons ATGAGTCCGCTGTGTGAACACTGCGGGGAGAACATGAAGAAGATACATCAACAAGTTTCTGTTATgcggaaagaaataaaaaatctgag ACAGACGTTGGACGGGGCTGTCAGAGCGCATCGCAAACATCTGATGTCGATTCAGGCTGCTGTGTCAAAGGCTGACTTTTCTGGCCACAGTAAAAAAGATTGCACATCTTCGTTATCAGCGCCAGGTGCATTAGAACAAG GAAACATCCAGACTGTGCCGATCGGTTACATCAGCTCCTGTTTTTCCGTGAAGAACGGGACGCCCAGGCAGCCGACTATCTGCGGCCCGTCACGGGCTCAGCTGCGAATCCAGCAGAGCGTTTTCAACAACCCTGAGCATGCGCTGGTGGGCCTCGGGCAGTACTCGCACGTCTG gattattttccttttccatAAAAACGGACATCAGAGTTACAAAGCCAAAGTGAAACCCCCCAGGCTGAACGGTCAGAGAGTCGGAGTTTACTCGACACGAAGTCCACACCGACCAAACTCCCTTGGACTGACACTGGCCAAGCTGGATAAAATTCAAG gTGACACGCTGCATCTCTCAGATATTGATATGATTGCCGGCACTCCCGTCCTGGACATTAAACCGTACATCCCAGAATACGACTCTCTCAACACGAGGACGCggctggaatcaaacccagaTCTACAGACTGTGTCTGAAGAGAAGGAGGTGAACATCTCAAGCTTTCATCTAGAAGACAAAACAGATGAGATTCTTCACCTGAGACAGAAATCGGAAACAGGTGTTTGTTTAACGCCGCCACAGACTCAGTTTTTTCTACCCAAAGAAGCTGTTAGTTTGCTGAAAGAAGTGGAGTCTTATGTAAACGAAGCAGATCTGACACCACCTGACTGtgaggacaaaaacaaagtgttaGACTGTGGAAAAGCCgaaccagcagcagaaattGTGGACCGCCCCAGTTATGGCAGTGATTCCAGTACAACCATCGCCGACTGGATCAGAGAGCCTCCGGTTTCCAGTCTGGATGTGCGCTTCACCCCTGACGCTCAGAAACAACTGGAGGCGTTCCTTCCTGCACATTCATCTAGTAAGACAACTG AACCGTCTGAGTGCGACAGACCCAGGTTTAGGTTTCTGCGCAGTCCGGAGGAGGCCGGCGCCGCCATCAGGGCTGTGCTGTCAGCAGACCCCAGGTCAGTTTACAGGAGAACCCGATGCAGAGACagactcttcttcttctctctggaCACGGCGGACATCACCTGCTGGTTTGGACAGGGGTTCGCTGAGGTTCTGGAGGTCCGACCTGTGGGACCACCTGGACCTGAAGATCCGTGTcagtaa
- the trmo gene encoding tRNA (adenine(37)-N6)-methyltransferase isoform X2 yields the protein MSPLCEHCGENMKKIHQQVSVMRKEIKNLRQTLDGAVRAHRKHLMSIQAAVSKADFSGHSKKDCTSSLSAPGALEQGNIQTVPIGYISSCFSVKNGTPRQPTICGPSRAQLRIQQSVFNNPEHALVGLGQYSHVWIIFLFHKNGHQSYKAKVKPPRLNGQRVGVYSTRSPHRPNSLGLTLAKLDKIQGDTLHLSDIDMIAGTPVLDIKPYIPEYDSLNTRTRLESNPDLQTVSEEKEVNISSFHLEDKTDEILHLRQKSETGVCLTPPQTQFFLPKEAVSLLKEVESYVNEADLTPPDCEDKNKVLDCGKAEPAAEIVDRPSYGSDSSTTIADWIREPPVSSLDVRFTPDAQKQLEAFLPAHSSKPSECDRPRFRFLRSPEEAGAAIRAVLSADPRSVYRRTRCRDRLFFFSLDTADITCWFGQGFAEVLEVRPVGPPGPEDPCQ from the exons ATGAGTCCGCTGTGTGAACACTGCGGGGAGAACATGAAGAAGATACATCAACAAGTTTCTGTTATgcggaaagaaataaaaaatctgag ACAGACGTTGGACGGGGCTGTCAGAGCGCATCGCAAACATCTGATGTCGATTCAGGCTGCTGTGTCAAAGGCTGACTTTTCTGGCCACAGTAAAAAAGATTGCACATCTTCGTTATCAGCGCCAGGTGCATTAGAACAAG GAAACATCCAGACTGTGCCGATCGGTTACATCAGCTCCTGTTTTTCCGTGAAGAACGGGACGCCCAGGCAGCCGACTATCTGCGGCCCGTCACGGGCTCAGCTGCGAATCCAGCAGAGCGTTTTCAACAACCCTGAGCATGCGCTGGTGGGCCTCGGGCAGTACTCGCACGTCTG gattattttccttttccatAAAAACGGACATCAGAGTTACAAAGCCAAAGTGAAACCCCCCAGGCTGAACGGTCAGAGAGTCGGAGTTTACTCGACACGAAGTCCACACCGACCAAACTCCCTTGGACTGACACTGGCCAAGCTGGATAAAATTCAAG gTGACACGCTGCATCTCTCAGATATTGATATGATTGCCGGCACTCCCGTCCTGGACATTAAACCGTACATCCCAGAATACGACTCTCTCAACACGAGGACGCggctggaatcaaacccagaTCTACAGACTGTGTCTGAAGAGAAGGAGGTGAACATCTCAAGCTTTCATCTAGAAGACAAAACAGATGAGATTCTTCACCTGAGACAGAAATCGGAAACAGGTGTTTGTTTAACGCCGCCACAGACTCAGTTTTTTCTACCCAAAGAAGCTGTTAGTTTGCTGAAAGAAGTGGAGTCTTATGTAAACGAAGCAGATCTGACACCACCTGACTGtgaggacaaaaacaaagtgttaGACTGTGGAAAAGCCgaaccagcagcagaaattGTGGACCGCCCCAGTTATGGCAGTGATTCCAGTACAACCATCGCCGACTGGATCAGAGAGCCTCCGGTTTCCAGTCTGGATGTGCGCTTCACCCCTGACGCTCAGAAACAACTGGAGGCGTTCCTTCCTGCACATTCATCTA AACCGTCTGAGTGCGACAGACCCAGGTTTAGGTTTCTGCGCAGTCCGGAGGAGGCCGGCGCCGCCATCAGGGCTGTGCTGTCAGCAGACCCCAGGTCAGTTTACAGGAGAACCCGATGCAGAGACagactcttcttcttctctctggaCACGGCGGACATCACCTGCTGGTTTGGACAGGGGTTCGCTGAGGTTCTGGAGGTCCGACCTGTGGGACCACCTGGACCTGAAGATCCGTGTcagtaa
- the LOC102232698 gene encoding skin secretory protein xP2-like isoform X1: MEETSQQENLQEVENKNQLEEEGGIRRRLRDRELLRKRKAEAEEKETNQWVFGVESQRKRSRGENKSGTKRRGRPRKTDPVLHFPVIQDETAEANSGQILTSQTGVPAVESQQAPDVDAPAPVPVRNSLFEKLEVDFAPVPAQYSAPDVQVPIQNPYAASVPVQAQYAAPEPVQDPHAVSVPIQASYSAPVPVKPQYSVPVPVKAPYAAPEPIQVPYAASVPVKASYMVPIPVQPPDDDPIEVQTSDDVPVQFPDASPVRAPSQDIPAPPQVEALYPESPDSETPDQVLIEDLGPDDEEDVSPSENDRADEGLDETPLMNTVDQNKIYSVPTLSSPPLPQEYLPGNQI, translated from the exons GCGGGATCCGGCGGCGACTGAGAGACAGGGAGCTTCTCAGGAAGAGAAAAGCCGAAGCAGAAGAGAAGGAAACTAACCAGTGGGTTTTTGG GGTGGAGAGCCAGAGGAAAAGGTCAAGAGGCGAGAACAAGAGTGGGACCAAGAGGAGAGGGAGGCCTCGGAAGACCGACCCTGTCCTGCATTTCCCAGTGATTCAGGATGAGACTGCAGAGGCCAACTCGGGTCAAATACTGACCTCTCAGACTGGCGTCCCAGCTGTGGAGTCACAACAAGCTCCAGATGTAGATGCACCTGCTCCTGTGCCAGTCCGAAACTCTCTTTTTGAGAAGCTAGAGGTAGATTTTGCTCCAGTTCCTGCCCAGTATTCAGCTCCAGATGTGCAGGTTCCAATACAAAATCCCTATGCTGCTTCAGTCCCAGTACAAGCTCAATACGCAGCTCCAGAACCAGTACAAGATCCCCATGCTGTGTCAGTCCCAATACAAGCTTCCTATTCTGCTCCAGTCCCAGTAAAACCTCAATATTCTGTCCCGGTCCCAGTAAAAGCTCCCTATGCCGCTCCAGAACCAATACAAGTTCCCTATGCTGCTTCAGTCCCAGTAAAAGCCTCCTACATGGTACCAATCCCAGTTCAACCTCCTGATGATGACCCAATTGAAGTTCAAACCTCCGATGATGTCCCAGTTCAATTTCCAGATGCTTCTCCAGTCCGAGCTCCATCCCAGGACATTCCAGCTCCTCCCCAGGTGGAGGCGCTCTACCCAGAGTCTCCAGACAGTGAGACCCCAGACCAGGTTCTGATAGAAGACTTGGGCCCGGATGATGAAGAGGACGTCTCTCCTTCAGAAAACGACAGAGCAGATGAAG GTTTAGATGAAACTCCACTGATGAACACGGTcgaccaaaacaaaatatactcAGTCCCAACGCTGTCCAGCCCTCCTCTGCCTCAGGAATACCTGCCAGGGAATCAGATATAA
- the LOC102232698 gene encoding skin secretory protein xP2-like isoform X2, producing MEETSQQENLQEVENKNQLEEEGGIRRRLRDRELLRKRKAEAEEKETNQVESQRKRSRGENKSGTKRRGRPRKTDPVLHFPVIQDETAEANSGQILTSQTGVPAVESQQAPDVDAPAPVPVRNSLFEKLEVDFAPVPAQYSAPDVQVPIQNPYAASVPVQAQYAAPEPVQDPHAVSVPIQASYSAPVPVKPQYSVPVPVKAPYAAPEPIQVPYAASVPVKASYMVPIPVQPPDDDPIEVQTSDDVPVQFPDASPVRAPSQDIPAPPQVEALYPESPDSETPDQVLIEDLGPDDEEDVSPSENDRADEGLDETPLMNTVDQNKIYSVPTLSSPPLPQEYLPGNQI from the exons GCGGGATCCGGCGGCGACTGAGAGACAGGGAGCTTCTCAGGAAGAGAAAAGCCGAAGCAGAAGAGAAGGAAACTAACCA GGTGGAGAGCCAGAGGAAAAGGTCAAGAGGCGAGAACAAGAGTGGGACCAAGAGGAGAGGGAGGCCTCGGAAGACCGACCCTGTCCTGCATTTCCCAGTGATTCAGGATGAGACTGCAGAGGCCAACTCGGGTCAAATACTGACCTCTCAGACTGGCGTCCCAGCTGTGGAGTCACAACAAGCTCCAGATGTAGATGCACCTGCTCCTGTGCCAGTCCGAAACTCTCTTTTTGAGAAGCTAGAGGTAGATTTTGCTCCAGTTCCTGCCCAGTATTCAGCTCCAGATGTGCAGGTTCCAATACAAAATCCCTATGCTGCTTCAGTCCCAGTACAAGCTCAATACGCAGCTCCAGAACCAGTACAAGATCCCCATGCTGTGTCAGTCCCAATACAAGCTTCCTATTCTGCTCCAGTCCCAGTAAAACCTCAATATTCTGTCCCGGTCCCAGTAAAAGCTCCCTATGCCGCTCCAGAACCAATACAAGTTCCCTATGCTGCTTCAGTCCCAGTAAAAGCCTCCTACATGGTACCAATCCCAGTTCAACCTCCTGATGATGACCCAATTGAAGTTCAAACCTCCGATGATGTCCCAGTTCAATTTCCAGATGCTTCTCCAGTCCGAGCTCCATCCCAGGACATTCCAGCTCCTCCCCAGGTGGAGGCGCTCTACCCAGAGTCTCCAGACAGTGAGACCCCAGACCAGGTTCTGATAGAAGACTTGGGCCCGGATGATGAAGAGGACGTCTCTCCTTCAGAAAACGACAGAGCAGATGAAG GTTTAGATGAAACTCCACTGATGAACACGGTcgaccaaaacaaaatatactcAGTCCCAACGCTGTCCAGCCCTCCTCTGCCTCAGGAATACCTGCCAGGGAATCAGATATAA